ATTTACCAGCTGATGATCCAACCCAAAGACGCCCAGACATCAGTCTTGCAAAAGAAAAATTCAATTGGGAGCCAAAAATTGAGCTAGATGAAGGGCTTGATAAAACCATAGCCTTTTTTAAAGAAAATATTCACGAATTTAGAGGATAAAAAAGATGAAAATAGCAATTATAGGCACAGGCTATGTAGGACTTCCAAGCGGAGTTGGTTTTGCTGAACTTGGCAATGAAGTTATTTGTGTTGATAAGATAGAAAACAAGATTAAAGCTTTAAACGAAGGTAAGATCACGCTTTATGAGGATGGACTTGAAGAGCTTTTTCATAAAAATGTCAAAGCTGGCAGGCTTCAATTTAGCACTTCTATGAAAGAAGCAGTAAGTAAGGCTGAACTCATCATCATAGCAGTAGGCACTCCACCTCATCCAGTAACAAAAGAAGCGGACTTGCAGTATATTTATGCTGCTGCAAAGGAACTAGCTGAGTATCTTGATGGCTATACAGTTATAGCAACCAAATCAACCGTTCCAGTAGGCACAGGAGATGAGATAGAAAAGATTATCAAAGAAACAAATACAAAAGCTGAATTTGATGTGCTTTCTTTGCCGGAGTTTTTGCGTGAAGGCTTTGCGGTGCGTGATTTTTTCAATCCAGATCGCATCATAGTTGGCACGAACTCAGCTCGTGCAAAAGCTTTGATAGAAGAGCTTTACAAGCCTTTTAAAGATAAATCTAACTTAGTTTTTGTCAGTCGTTATTCAGCTGAGACTATCAAATACGCTTCAAATTCTTTTCTTGCGATTAAAATTCATTTTATCAATGAAATGGCAAATTTTTGTGAAAAAACAGGGGCAGATATACTAGAAGTCGCACGTGGAATGGGGCTTGATGAGCGTATAGGCAAACGTTTTTTAAATCCGGGTCCAGGTTATGGGGGTAGTTGTTTTCCAAAAGATACTCAAGCTATGGCATATATGGCAAAACAAAAAGGTGTAGCTCTTAGCCTTATAAATGCAGCTATAGAGGGCAATGAAGCACGAAAAGAGCAAATGAGTGAGAGGATTTTAAACGCACTTAAGGGCATTCAAAAGCCAAAAATTGCTGTGTTAGGACTTGCTTTTAAAGATGGCACTGATGATTGCAGAGAAAGTCCAGCCGTTGAAATAGTTTTAAAGCTTTTAGAAAAAGATTTGTCTATCAGTGCTTATGATCCAAAAGCAAGCGAGCTTGCAAAGCAAATCATAGGAGAAAAAATTCATTATGCAAATAATATGTATGAAGCTCTAGAAAACGCTGATGTTTTGGTTATCTTAACAGAATGGAGCGAATTTAAAAATCTTGATTTGCAAAAGGCAAAAGCTTTGATGAGGCATAATAATATCATCGATTGTAGGAATTTGCTCAACAAAGAACAAGTTCTTGAGCTAGGCTTTACTTACCAAGGCGTAGGTAG
The sequence above is a segment of the Campylobacter sp. MIT 12-8780 genome. Coding sequences within it:
- a CDS encoding UDP-glucose dehydrogenase family protein codes for the protein MKIAIIGTGYVGLPSGVGFAELGNEVICVDKIENKIKALNEGKITLYEDGLEELFHKNVKAGRLQFSTSMKEAVSKAELIIIAVGTPPHPVTKEADLQYIYAAAKELAEYLDGYTVIATKSTVPVGTGDEIEKIIKETNTKAEFDVLSLPEFLREGFAVRDFFNPDRIIVGTNSARAKALIEELYKPFKDKSNLVFVSRYSAETIKYASNSFLAIKIHFINEMANFCEKTGADILEVARGMGLDERIGKRFLNPGPGYGGSCFPKDTQAMAYMAKQKGVALSLINAAIEGNEARKEQMSERILNALKGIQKPKIAVLGLAFKDGTDDCRESPAVEIVLKLLEKDLSISAYDPKASELAKQIIGEKIHYANNMYEALENADVLVILTEWSEFKNLDLQKAKALMRHNNIIDCRNLLNKEQVLELGFTYQGVGR